The Streptomyces sp. NBC_01317 genomic interval GCGTCTGGCTGTGCCCGTCTCTGTGCCCGTGATGGTGATGGTGGTGGTGGCCGTGCGTGGGCCTGCCCCGTACGGCGGAGCGCAGCAGCCACAGCCCGATCCCCGTCACCAGCAGCCCGCTGGCCAGCCCGAGCCACGTCAGCACCGTCTCCCCGGCGAGCGTCGTGGCCACTGGCAGCAGCAGGCCGAGCAGGAGCACCCCGGCGGTGTGGGTGAGGGTGACGGTCGCGCCGACCGTCACCGCGTCGCGAGGAGTGCCTCGCCGCCCCGCCAGGTAAGCCGCCATGATCGTTTTGCCGTGGCCTGGCATGACGGCGTGCGAGGCGCCGAGCACCACGGCGAGCAGAAGAGCCAACAGCCCTACCGGGACGGTGAGTTCACGCGTACCGACGAGTGAGTCGAAGACGCCGGACACCTTGTCCAGCGCGGCGGTGACGGGGCCGGGGACTACTCGTGCGCCGGGCAGCGCGGCGGCCCCGCCCGCCGCGTCGCCTGACCCGCCCGGTTCCGTGCGGAGGTGGGCGGACCGCTGGTCGAGGGGCGATGCAAGGGGGTCGGTCGGATACCGGAGCAGTTCGTCGGTCGCCGAGACGGCGGGCACGTCGCTGTTCTTCAGTGTGACGCCGCTGCCCCGAGCGGTGATCTCCTGCCAGCCGATCCGCCGGCTGTCGTAGCCGGTGCGTACGGTCACGTCCGCCGGGCGCCGCAGATCCGTCGGCGCGGTGAGCGCGCAGCGGAGCCGGCTCGTGCGGAGCCCGGCCTCGCCGGGGCGGTAGGTGAAGCCGCTGTCCCGGACGGTGAAGTCGATTGCCGTCCCGGCGTTCTTCACGCGCAGTCCGCCGGCGGCGGTTGCGCAGGCCGTACGCGCGTACTCCCGCGCCTCGGCGGCGTTCACGGCGCCGTTGCCGTTCCGGTCGACGCCCGGCAGCTCCTGCGCCGCGGCGATCTCGGCGCGGTCGACCACGAGAAGGGCCTCGACGCGGTCGGTGTACAGCGTGAGGCCGGTGTGGTGATTGACCGTGAAGTTGCCGAGCGGGTGCGCGGAGGCGGCGGGTGCGGTCGCACCCCCGGCGACGGCCGCGGCGCTCAGCAGAAGCCCGGCCGCGAGGGTGCGGCTCGCGGTGAGGTTCATGAGGCGCCCTCGCTTCGGCCAAGGATTCGGTCGAGGGTGGTGCGGGCACGCGGGGCGTGCAGCGGATGGAAGTGCGGGTCGACCGCGAGGGCCTGCTTGAGATCCTCGCGTGCCGCCGACGTGTCCCCGAGTTCGTCATGGATCATCGCCCGGTGGTAGTGGTAGAGCGCGCTGCGCGTCCCGAGGGACAGGGCCCTGTCCGCGTACGGCAGGGCTTCCGCGTCCCGTCCGGCGCGGTGCAACGCCCAGGCGTAGGCGTCCTGCACGGCGATGAACGGCCGCGCCTTGATGGCGTCGCGCCCCATCGTGACGGCGCTTGCGGTGTCGCCGTGATCGGCCTCGAAGAGGATCGCGTCCGTGTCCGCCGGGGCGCCTGTGGCCCGGCGGACCTGCTCCTGCGCACGCAGGACGGCGTACTGCGTACGGGCCTGCGCGTTACGTCCGAGGGACTGCTGGAGTTCGCCGAGGCCGAGCACGTACTGCGGCAGCGGGACGATCGCGACGGCCGCCGTGTAGTCCGCGACGGCCTGCCGGTCGTGGCCCAGCGCGGCGTGCGCCCGGGCACGTGCCTCCAGCAGCGGGGCGTCGTCCTTCGCGCCGCGAAGACCGGCCGACGCCTCCCGCAGGGCAGTCCTCGCATCGCCGGTCTCCTGGGCGAGCGTGGCGAGATGGAGCCGCGCGAACGCCTGGTCGGGCGGCGAGGCCGCGTCGTCCAGAGCGCGCTTCATGAGCGCCCGAGCCCTCGGGAGGTCGCCGCGCAACTCCCAGGTGTAGGAGGCGCGGGCGAGTGAGGAGGTGTCGGGGCGCAGGTCGGTCATCCGTTGTACGGCGCGGTACGACTCCTCGTACCGCCCGAGCTGGGTGTACGCGTCGGCGAGTACTCCCTGGGCGGCGGCGTTCGACGGGTTGGCGGCGGTGGCCTTGCGGGCCCAGATCAGGGCGCTGGCGAAGTCGTGCCGTGCGGCGGCGAGCGCGCCCATGCCGGTCTCGGCCTGGTAGTTGTC includes:
- a CDS encoding nickel transporter; amino-acid sequence: MNLTASRTLAAGLLLSAAAVAGGATAPAASAHPLGNFTVNHHTGLTLYTDRVEALLVVDRAEIAAAQELPGVDRNGNGAVNAAEAREYARTACATAAGGLRVKNAGTAIDFTVRDSGFTYRPGEAGLRTSRLRCALTAPTDLRRPADVTVRTGYDSRRIGWQEITARGSGVTLKNSDVPAVSATDELLRYPTDPLASPLDQRSAHLRTEPGGSGDAAGGAAALPGARVVPGPVTAALDKVSGVFDSLVGTRELTVPVGLLALLLAVVLGASHAVMPGHGKTIMAAYLAGRRGTPRDAVTVGATVTLTHTAGVLLLGLLLPVATTLAGETVLTWLGLASGLLVTGIGLWLLRSAVRGRPTHGHHHHHHHGHRDGHSQTHGPHGHDHDHPHPEPQSGERSSSVAVLTPLQAEPHTHTHPPHDVHGHGHGHSHPAAATRGGLIGMGVAGGLVPSPSALVVLLGAVALGRTAFGVMLVLCYGLGMAGTLTLAGLLLVRLRERVERSTRAAAATRWKGLRKLARWGPVATSALVLVVGVGLTVRAASGPW
- a CDS encoding tetratricopeptide repeat protein yields the protein MPQQTGPVDPATHPAADPAADPNGRPRGRGMLRAAGVTVALGAALFLAGTIGLSPLNQDPGTAKDERPGASSPHGSIDALRADLRRLPENPVGWAQLGMAYVQQGRTSADPALYAKAESALRRSLKVQPRDNYQAETGMGALAAARHDFASALIWARKATAANPSNAAAQGVLADAYTQLGRYEESYRAVQRMTDLRPDTSSLARASYTWELRGDLPRARALMKRALDDAASPPDQAFARLHLATLAQETGDARTALREASAGLRGAKDDAPLLEARARAHAALGHDRQAVADYTAAVAIVPLPQYVLGLGELQQSLGRNAQARTQYAVLRAQEQVRRATGAPADTDAILFEADHGDTASAVTMGRDAIKARPFIAVQDAYAWALHRAGRDAEALPYADRALSLGTRSALYHYHRAMIHDELGDTSAAREDLKQALAVDPHFHPLHAPRARTTLDRILGRSEGAS